The Arachis hypogaea cultivar Tifrunner chromosome 14, arahy.Tifrunner.gnm2.J5K5, whole genome shotgun sequence DNA window ACTCTCATTAAATATCCAAATGTCACTGACAAGATCTAGTGGACGAAACATCCACTATATGGAGGATGACAGGGAAGAAAAGGAATCCCAAACTTCAGTTGTAATCTTGTGGAAAAACCTTAAACAATGAGGACTTTCTAATTTTATACTTTAAAACTATTATTAAAGAGAAGTTCATTACTACCTCTATTTGGTTGAGTGTTGGCAACAGCATAAGCTCCAATGTGGCTGCCAGAGCTTTTGCGCATTAAGCCTGAAACAGCATGGTCAATGCCAAAGCCAAGAGAGCCGGAATCCTCTAATTCTGAAGGGGATGTTCTCCACATACTGTCCCCGTAAAATGACCCAGCATCATAAGCAACATTGTATGCCTCATCATAACTGCCATTTGGTAAGGAATATGAAGAACCTGACGTAACAATGTTATCGCTATTTTTTCCATAACCTACTGTTTTCGACCCTAAATTCACATCTCCAGAGCTACTTAGACTGCCCTTACCATATCCGGAGCCGATAATTCCAGTTTGATCTGTTCCAAGTGAGGAACTCCAAAGTGGTCCTATACTACCAAAAGAAGCCATGCTTGAATTTTCGTTCCGATAACCAGAAAGAGAATCAGAATTTGTAAGGTTAGAAGCATAGTTAAGATTCCCATTTCCCCACAAGTTCTGACTTGTAGAACTCATGGCCGAATTATTGCCTACATTTGCACCAGCATAACCTATGGCATTGCTGTACCTGCTTGGACTACCACCGAACGAAGAGTTCATTGTTCGCCCTATGAAGGTAGAAGTAAAGTTTGAAGTTCCATTTTGGGTCAATGGTGGCTCGAAGTTGAGTCCTGTTCCATAACTATGGCCGAAAAGAGGATATTCACTATGGCCAGCAGTAACAGCATTTGATCTTCCATCTAATTTAAGTCCATTCCTTCCAACTACACTTGCATTAAATCCCTGAATGAAACCATTGGGGCAGCTACTTACTCTACTAAGACCATAACTATATCCACCTAACTGGCCTCTGCTTGGACTTGGAGATAATTCCTTTGGTACAGCCCTCTTAACCTCAACCATTTTACCATTCAATTCATGGAAAGACTTGTATAGAACTTTCTCAACTGCTTCCTCCGAATCATAGGTGATGAATCCAAAACCTCTAGGCCTTTGGGTGTTATGATCATACATCACAACCACGTCTGTAATTATTCCGAATTGATCAAAGTACTTCTTGAAGTCGCTCTCAGTAACCGTGGATGCTAGACCTCCGACAAATATCTTCTTTGTACGGGATGGAGTAGGACCAGGTGAACTGTGATTACTGCTGTTGCTTTTGTTCAAAACATTCTGGTCATCTCTGGGGACAGCTTTTTTTGCTTCGACCTACATGTCGAATAAGTGACAACAGAATTCAATTCAAGATCATGTTACTAAATAATAATTAAGAGGGGCATTATTGAAATAACAAAGATCATGGATCAGGAATTGAATTTAAGAAAAATGTGTAGTAGAATGCATATTTAGAATCAAGACTCAATCTTCTCCatgcttattcacattaattccTACCATTAACTTGTCAACATTTAGCCTTTGACACAAGgaataaaaggaaaaaatattCAATGAAGTAAACTACAAAACGATGTGACAGCTCAAGCATCTGTTGATCTAGATTAGGAATCAAATCGTGTCCAAATGCAACAAATCTGCATTCTTAAAATATGATGCCAAACATCTAAACTTCACCACCACGAACACATAATGCGAATTCTCATCAAAGATTTAACAAAAAGTAAAACCAAACTAGTACTAATCAAATATCAATCTTTTTG harbors:
- the LOC112741311 gene encoding uncharacterized protein, with product MEMDPGSGKLFIGGISWDTNEDRLRQYFQGFGDVVEAVIMKDRTTGRARGFGFVVFADASVAERVVMEKHVIDGRTVEAKKAVPRDDQNVLNKSNSSNHSSPGPTPSRTKKIFVGGLASTVTESDFKKYFDQFGIITDVVVMYDHNTQRPRGFGFITYDSEEAVEKVLYKSFHELNGKMVEVKRAVPKELSPSPSRGQLGGYSYGLSRVSSCPNGFIQGFNASVVGRNGLKLDGRSNAVTAGHSEYPLFGHSYGTGLNFEPPLTQNGTSNFTSTFIGRTMNSSFGGSPSRYSNAIGYAGANVGNNSAMSSTSQNLWGNGNLNYASNLTNSDSLSGYRNENSSMASFGSIGPLWSSSLGTDQTGIIGSGYGKGSLSSSGDVNLGSKTVGYGKNSDNIVTSGSSYSLPNGSYDEAYNVAYDAGSFYGDSMWRTSPSELEDSGSLGFGIDHAVSGLMRKSSGSHIGAYAVANTQPNRGIVA